In the genome of Streptomyces sp. V2I9, one region contains:
- a CDS encoding transposase family protein, producing MLVYPSAIDLSSGHLRHLAGHLAARRREIGTRWRRITPGRQALLVLAHLRCGDTYAQLAAGFGIGVATVYRYVREAIEVLATLAPSLAQVMRTASRPAFVILDGTLLPIDRIAADTPYYSGKHKRHGMNVQVLTDPFGRLLWASPALPGSTHDLTAARTHGIVEALAAAELKCWADKAYQGAGCPVRVPFRGRRLKRWQRRHNSTHAKIRCLGEQAMAALKGWRLLRKLRCSTNRITDVVKAVLVLHHATA from the coding sequence GTGCTTGTCTACCCATCGGCGATCGATCTGTCCAGTGGCCATCTGCGCCACCTCGCCGGGCACCTGGCTGCGCGTCGTCGTGAGATCGGCACCCGGTGGCGGCGCATCACGCCGGGCCGCCAGGCCCTCCTGGTTCTGGCGCATCTGCGCTGCGGTGACACCTACGCCCAGCTTGCCGCCGGGTTCGGCATCGGGGTCGCGACGGTCTACCGCTATGTCCGCGAGGCGATAGAAGTCCTGGCCACGCTCGCTCCCAGCCTGGCCCAGGTCATGCGGACCGCGAGCCGCCCGGCCTTTGTGATCCTCGACGGCACCCTGCTGCCGATCGACCGAATCGCCGCCGACACCCCGTACTACTCCGGCAAACACAAACGTCACGGCATGAACGTCCAGGTTCTCACCGACCCGTTCGGCCGCCTGCTGTGGGCTTCGCCCGCGCTGCCCGGCTCCACCCACGACCTGACTGCGGCCCGCACTCACGGGATCGTCGAAGCTCTCGCCGCTGCCGAACTCAAGTGCTGGGCGGACAAGGCATACCAAGGTGCCGGCTGCCCGGTCCGGGTGCCCTTCCGCGGCCGTCGCCTCAAGCGGTGGCAGCGCCGGCACAACAGTACGCACGCCAAGATCCGCTGCCTCGGCGAGCAGGCCATGGCCGCCCTGAAGGGCTGGCGACTGCTACGGAAGCTCCGCTGCAGCACGAACCGGATCACCGACGTGGTGAAGGCCGTCCTCGTCCTTCACCACGCGACAGCGTGA
- a CDS encoding MazG-like family protein — protein MDTLWDNIEKLSAVCRAAGAHLPDEELKALQVGKVAEEAGEAIHALHGLKGLTTCGDDHTWSEVQNDLVGSVIAALLAMHYIDPTGARATFDEILHRRTRRGREAAAAA, from the coding sequence GTGGACACCCTGTGGGACAACATCGAGAAGCTCTCCGCCGTCTGCCGAGCAGCCGGCGCCCACCTCCCCGACGAGGAGCTCAAAGCCCTCCAGGTCGGCAAGGTCGCCGAGGAAGCCGGCGAGGCCATACACGCCCTCCACGGCCTGAAGGGCCTCACCACCTGCGGCGACGACCACACCTGGTCCGAGGTCCAGAACGACCTGGTCGGCTCCGTCATCGCCGCCCTCCTGGCCATGCACTACATCGACCCCACGGGCGCCCGCGCCACCTTCGACGAGATCCTCCACCGCCGGACGCGCAGGGGCCGCGAGGCCGCTGCGGCGGCCTGA